TCACGCGTGGGCACACATTGCTGCCAAGATGTAATAAGAAAGGCCGAATTGCACCGTAATGATTCATGGGTACAGCTTAAATCTCGCACACACAAAGCTCCCCCAGCAGGTTTTGCAACAAGGAAGTATCTAAAGAAAGCAAAGGTGGGGACATGGGCACAAGGGATAAAGAAGAAGAGGGAGACTAGACCTTCCCACTGAGGCACACTCACTTGCTGTCGCATTCTTTACTTGTCATTGACTCTATATAGTAGTTGGCCTGTGCAGCACACCCACTCAGAGAGCTCACCCTGCACGAAGCCATGCTATCAGCAGGAGGTTGGCCAGAACAGCCGTGACTGATGCTCTCCTCTCCGCAGCCACAGAGGGCTGCTGAACGACGTGAGGTTCTGCTGCTGCACCCAGTTCCAGCAGGTCAGCCACAGCTGCTCCACTGGCTTCAGCTGCCATGTCCTTCTGTCCCGTTGCCAACACATCAAACACACACGCATCTCGGTAGGCACCTGTCAAGTTCGCAGCACGACATGCCGCATCAGCTTCCTCTAACCGCCAGGCGGGCTCCCCTAGGGGGGCTTGCACGCGCTCTGAGGAGGAGCAGCCCCGAAGGCACAGCTGCAGTGGCTGATCACCAGCAAGAGAGGATGGAAGTCGCAGCGCCACCGAGAGGAAGTCACCCTGCCGCCGGATCAGTAGTCGCACTCCTGCATGGCTCAGGACAAGTTCCACGCGGCTTGAACTGAGTGGTGCCAGACGAACTCCTTTGCCTGCCGAAGGTGACCCGTCAACAAAGACAGTTGGCAATGGGTTGTCCTTGATGTCGGCTTCGTAGGTTTTCTCCATTGCACAGCCTCCATGTGCATGGATTACAACAGTCACCTGGAACAGACAGGTTTTATTCTTTAAAAATGGCTCTTCTCCTAGAGGAACTACTGCATGGTAAACCAGCATTCCACAAGAATGTTGTTTTCACGGCTTCACTGTGAGATAGCACAGGTGCTTACATAGCAGGCACCAGTATGCAGCCCATCTTAAGAAACAAGCAaaaacgcacaacgcgatacagCGGTGCCATTGCATCAATCAATATTGTCATAAACAGAGGCCTAGACTCTAGAGGCATGCTGGGCACTTGTTTCTTCTCACTGCATGACCAAATTATCTCAATAATCCCCTTtcaggtctttctttctttttttattactattatttcATATTGTGCGCATtcattacgcacatcttcctcatctgtatgttatcatcatcatcctcacacttttacctatcctcctcttagCCCGTACATGTGATAATCATcctcgcctgtgtgctgcgctggttcgctgacgagctcccggaccTAATAcacgtcccaaccgagacgtcacaatatatctATTTCCTTCAAGGAGTACATACACaatgaacaaaacaaaaaattggGTCAATAGGCCGAAGCTATTGGCCCAATTGAGGCTATGCAAGTTATGACACAAAAATTAATTATGTATTTCAGCAACAATCATTGCATTGCTGCAGTGTCCATGACTTCCGATTGTTCCCTGGACGTACtcatttaaaaatgttttttGTCCCTTTGCACATCCAATAAG
This genomic stretch from Dermacentor silvarum isolate Dsil-2018 chromosome 2, BIME_Dsil_1.4, whole genome shotgun sequence harbors:
- the LOC119442545 gene encoding repulsive guidance molecule B-like isoform X2 is translated as MGHHAPLLLRWLLFTFALFSTATSSDECGFMNCYANYKDGSCEFRSCLNRLAKECAGDIKYRAAKTSLSKLNCSDVVATETSKPRPTKETCLWRSGEPKEEWLQCSLYGDTHLRTFGGELQTCRAKGARPLVDNAYLAVQVTNSAIGDKATVLSKVTVVIHAHGGCAMEKTYEADIKDNPLPTVFVDGSPSAGKGVRLAPLSSSRVELVLSHAGVRLLIRRQGDFLSVALRLPSSLAGDQPLQLCLRGCSSSERVQAPLGEPAWRLEEADAACRAANLTGAYRDACVFDVLATGQKDMAAEASGAAVADLLELGAAAEPHVVQQPSVAAERRASVTAVLANLLLIAWLRAGSCSEVLGAVR